In Mycobacterium sp. 050128, one genomic interval encodes:
- a CDS encoding serine hydrolase domain-containing protein, with protein MTLLVTDDGLPRGVSGAADPHFANVVKKFAEQFPGRRLGGGALSVYLDGVPVVDVWTGWSDRAGTQPWTPDTGAMVFSATKGVASTVIHRLADRGLLSYDDPVAEYWPEFSANGKGDITVRDVLRHRAGLSHLRGVTKSDLMDHLVMEQRLAAAPVDHLRGVQAYHALTYGWLLSGLARAITGKGMRELIRQEVARPLNTDGLHLGRPPQGSPTQPAQILMPQKRIVRTPVFNFIAPRVANMRYSGALGAMYFPGIMSLMQGDTPFLDGEIPAANGVVTGRGLAKMYAVLANEGRIDGKKYLSKELSRGLAGQARIKWPDANMVVPMPFHLGYHESPVPGLLHGFGHVGLGGTLGWADPEVGGSFGYVHNRLLTSRVFDMGSFAGLAGPLRSAMEAARHQGPTEVPQFGATYPKPGRRRTAAPARAASGEG; from the coding sequence ATGACTCTGCTGGTAACTGACGACGGTCTGCCCCGTGGCGTGTCCGGGGCCGCCGATCCGCATTTCGCGAACGTCGTCAAGAAATTCGCTGAGCAGTTCCCGGGGCGGCGGCTCGGCGGGGGAGCCCTGAGCGTCTACCTCGACGGCGTTCCGGTGGTCGACGTCTGGACGGGTTGGTCGGACCGGGCCGGAACCCAGCCCTGGACCCCCGACACCGGCGCGATGGTGTTCTCGGCGACCAAAGGCGTCGCCTCGACGGTGATCCATCGGCTGGCCGACCGGGGCTTGTTGTCCTATGACGATCCGGTCGCCGAGTACTGGCCCGAGTTTTCGGCCAACGGCAAGGGTGACATCACGGTGCGCGACGTCTTGCGGCATCGCGCCGGGCTTTCGCATCTGCGCGGTGTGACCAAGTCGGATTTGATGGATCACCTGGTGATGGAGCAGCGCCTGGCCGCCGCGCCGGTCGACCACCTGCGGGGCGTGCAGGCCTATCACGCGCTGACCTACGGCTGGTTGCTGTCCGGGCTGGCGCGGGCGATCACGGGCAAAGGCATGCGAGAGCTGATCCGCCAGGAAGTCGCGCGTCCGCTGAACACCGACGGCCTGCATCTGGGCCGGCCACCGCAGGGTTCGCCGACGCAGCCGGCGCAGATCCTGATGCCACAGAAGCGAATTGTGCGGACCCCGGTGTTCAACTTCATCGCCCCGCGGGTGGCCAACATGCGCTACTCGGGAGCGCTGGGCGCGATGTACTTCCCCGGCATCATGTCCCTGATGCAAGGGGACACCCCGTTCCTGGACGGCGAGATCCCCGCGGCCAACGGCGTGGTGACCGGTCGCGGCCTGGCCAAAATGTATGCGGTGCTGGCCAACGAGGGCCGCATCGACGGCAAGAAGTACCTGTCCAAGGAGTTGTCCCGCGGACTCGCCGGGCAAGCGCGAATCAAATGGCCGGACGCGAACATGGTGGTGCCCATGCCTTTTCACCTCGGCTACCACGAGTCCCCGGTGCCGGGCCTGTTGCACGGGTTCGGGCATGTGGGTCTGGGCGGGACGCTGGGCTGGGCCGACCCCGAGGTGGGCGGCTCGTTCGGATACGTGCACAACCGGCTGCTGACGTCGCGGGTGTTCGACATGGGTTCGTTCGCCGGGCTGGCCGGGCCGCTGCGCTCCGCGATGGAGGCCGCCCGTCACCAGGGACCGACGGAGGTGCCCCAGTTCGGCGCGACCTATCCCAAGCCCGGCCGGCGGCGGACGGCCGCGCCGGCCCGGGCCGCGTCGGGCGAGGGTTAG
- a CDS encoding NAD(P)H-dependent amine dehydrogenase family protein — protein MPNNYRVVQWNTGNVGKSSLKSIADNPILELVGCFAWSPDKVGKDAGELVGISPLGVAATNDIDALLACKPDCVVYNPMWINVDELVAILSAGVNVVTTASFITGHNLGDGRDRILEAAEKGGSTIFGSGVSPGFAELLAIVSAMVCNRVDKVTVNEAADTTFYDSPETEKPVGFGQPIDHPDLQAMAAKGTAIFGEAVRLVGDALGVELDEIKCVAEFAQTTADLEMASWTIPAGHVAGTYISWQGIVNGKTLIDLNVRWRKGQTLEPDWKIEQDGWVIQIDGQPTVTTKVGFLPPPYFEATTLEEFMDLGHIMTAVPAINAIPAVVAAAPGIATYADLPLTLPRGFAKI, from the coding sequence GTGCCAAACAACTATCGAGTCGTTCAGTGGAACACCGGAAACGTGGGCAAGAGCTCGCTCAAGTCGATCGCCGACAACCCCATCCTGGAACTGGTCGGGTGCTTCGCCTGGTCTCCGGACAAGGTGGGCAAGGACGCCGGCGAACTGGTCGGCATCTCCCCGCTCGGGGTCGCGGCGACCAACGACATCGACGCGCTGCTCGCGTGCAAGCCGGACTGCGTGGTCTACAACCCCATGTGGATCAACGTCGACGAGCTGGTCGCCATCCTGTCCGCCGGTGTCAACGTGGTGACCACGGCGTCCTTCATCACGGGCCACAACCTGGGCGACGGCCGCGACCGGATCCTCGAGGCCGCCGAGAAGGGCGGCTCGACGATCTTCGGGTCCGGCGTGAGCCCGGGCTTCGCCGAGCTGCTGGCCATCGTCTCGGCGATGGTGTGCAACCGGGTTGACAAGGTCACCGTGAACGAGGCCGCCGACACGACTTTCTACGACTCCCCGGAGACCGAGAAGCCGGTGGGGTTCGGGCAGCCGATCGACCACCCGGACCTGCAGGCGATGGCTGCCAAGGGCACCGCCATCTTCGGCGAGGCCGTCCGGCTGGTCGGCGATGCGCTCGGCGTCGAGCTCGACGAGATCAAGTGCGTGGCCGAGTTCGCCCAAACCACCGCCGACCTCGAGATGGCATCGTGGACCATCCCGGCCGGACACGTCGCGGGCACCTACATCAGCTGGCAGGGCATCGTGAACGGCAAGACCCTGATCGACCTGAACGTCCGGTGGCGCAAGGGCCAGACGCTGGAACCCGACTGGAAGATCGAGCAGGACGGCTGGGTGATCCAGATCGACGGTCAGCCGACGGTGACGACCAAGGTCGGCTTCCTGCCGCCGCCGTACTTCGAGGCGACGACGCTCGAGGAATTCATGGACCTCGGCCACATCATGACCGCGGTGCCGGCGATCAACGCGATTCCCGCCGTGGTCGCCGCGGCTCCCGGGATCGCCACTTACGCCGATCTTCCGCTGACGCTGCCGCGCGGCTTCGCGAAGATCTAA
- a CDS encoding CsbD family protein produces MSTEDKIKNKIEDLGGQAKEAVGKLTGDSDTKNEGRADQAKSSLKDAGEKVKDAFKK; encoded by the coding sequence ATGAGCACCGAAGACAAGATCAAGAACAAAATCGAAGATCTCGGCGGCCAGGCCAAGGAAGCCGTCGGCAAGCTGACCGGCGACAGCGACACCAAGAACGAAGGTCGTGCGGACCAGGCCAAGTCCAGCCTGAAGGACGCCGGCGAGAAGGTGAAGGACGCCTTCAAGAAGTAG
- a CDS encoding cutinase family protein encodes MNFLNLIDGRIRRLAGGGAAAALMAAGVLASGHAPVANADCPDVELVFARGTSEPPGVGGIGSGFVDALRGQLGGRSLTVYPVNYPASSDFGSPDFPATFIDGIRDASSHIESMAASCPKTKEVLGGFSQGAAVAGFVTSSAVPKGVPAASVPAPMPSDIANHVAAVTLFGTPSNEFLEHYGAPDIAIGPLYQPKTLQLCAPGDPICGGGSDGAAHASYVANGMAGQAASFVASHL; translated from the coding sequence ATGAATTTCTTGAACTTGATCGATGGCCGGATTCGCAGACTCGCGGGGGGCGGCGCGGCGGCCGCGCTGATGGCGGCGGGCGTGCTGGCCAGCGGCCACGCCCCAGTGGCCAACGCCGACTGTCCTGACGTCGAATTGGTCTTTGCCCGCGGCACCAGCGAGCCGCCCGGTGTCGGCGGCATCGGCTCCGGCTTCGTCGATGCGCTGCGCGGGCAGCTCGGCGGCCGGAGCTTGACGGTGTACCCGGTGAATTATCCCGCCAGCAGCGACTTCGGCAGCCCGGACTTCCCGGCGACGTTCATCGACGGGATTCGTGACGCCAGCTCGCACATCGAATCGATGGCGGCCAGCTGCCCGAAGACCAAGGAAGTGCTCGGCGGTTTCTCGCAAGGTGCGGCCGTCGCCGGCTTTGTCACCTCGTCGGCCGTGCCGAAGGGCGTACCCGCCGCGTCGGTCCCGGCGCCGATGCCGTCCGACATCGCCAACCACGTCGCCGCCGTCACCCTCTTCGGCACGCCGTCGAATGAATTCCTCGAACACTACGGCGCGCCGGACATCGCGATCGGCCCGCTGTACCAACCCAAGACACTGCAGCTGTGCGCCCCCGGCGATCCGATCTGCGGCGGTGGCAGCGACGGCGCGGCGCACGCGTCGTATGTCGCGAACGGCATGGCGGGCCAAGCCGCGAGCTTCGTGGCCAGCCACCTGTAG